From Citricoccus sp. SGAir0253, a single genomic window includes:
- a CDS encoding thiamine pyrophosphate-binding protein — protein MDEAVGTLIGRMGARRMFGVVGSGNFRVTNAMARAGVEFVAARHEMGAACMADAHARATGELTVLTVHQGCGFSNALTGIGEAAKAHSPVLVVTGDTPGDQRQSNFWVDQDKVAEGMGAVPERVHSPASAVRDVIRAVTTAVDQRRTVVLSLPLDLQNAEVPEREVARLEQAAPPAGPLRSAPAPEAVDRLAELLAGARRPVIVGGRGAAGAVPGLRRLAEVTGALLTTSAAGRGLLQEDEWHLDVMGGFSTEGAAELIAGADVIVAFGAALNRWTTRGGELLRHATVAQVDDRREAFGFHHPVDLAVLGDAALTAEAVTAALAGRTGGGDAAAPGAGAAVGYRTPEVARKVAASLDWADQPFEDTSEPVVEGEPGSGRIDPRLLTNVLDRMLPDERVVVPDGGNFNAYPAMHLRVPDHEGYCVPLAFQSIGLALSSAIGAAVALPGRVAVAGVGDGGFMMSLVELDTAVRLGLPLVVVVYNDNAYGAEVHHFVHETEDLDTVVFPETDIAAIAAGYGCHGLTVRQESDLEAVRDWVDGPRDRPLVIDAKITSFPSWVLAHSFEAGE, from the coding sequence GTGGACGAGGCAGTGGGCACGCTCATCGGGAGGATGGGCGCCCGGAGGATGTTCGGCGTGGTGGGCAGCGGGAACTTCCGCGTCACCAACGCGATGGCCCGCGCGGGCGTGGAGTTCGTGGCCGCCCGGCACGAGATGGGCGCGGCCTGCATGGCGGACGCCCACGCCCGGGCCACGGGCGAGCTCACGGTGCTCACCGTGCACCAGGGCTGCGGGTTCTCGAACGCGCTCACCGGCATCGGCGAGGCGGCCAAGGCCCACTCCCCGGTGCTCGTGGTCACCGGGGACACCCCCGGGGACCAGCGGCAGAGCAACTTCTGGGTCGACCAGGACAAGGTCGCCGAGGGCATGGGCGCGGTCCCCGAGCGGGTGCACTCGCCCGCCTCGGCCGTGCGGGACGTCATCCGGGCGGTCACGACGGCGGTGGACCAGCGCCGCACCGTCGTGCTGTCCCTGCCCCTGGACCTGCAGAACGCGGAGGTCCCGGAGCGGGAGGTGGCGCGGCTGGAGCAGGCGGCCCCTCCGGCCGGTCCCCTGCGCTCGGCGCCGGCCCCGGAGGCGGTGGACCGGCTCGCCGAGCTGCTGGCCGGGGCACGGCGGCCCGTGATCGTGGGCGGCCGCGGGGCCGCGGGTGCGGTGCCCGGGCTGCGCCGCCTGGCCGAGGTGACCGGGGCCCTGCTGACCACGAGCGCGGCGGGCCGCGGGCTGTTGCAGGAGGACGAGTGGCACCTGGACGTCATGGGCGGCTTCTCCACGGAGGGCGCGGCGGAGCTGATCGCCGGGGCGGACGTGATCGTCGCCTTCGGGGCGGCCCTGAACCGGTGGACCACCCGCGGCGGGGAACTGCTGCGCCACGCCACCGTCGCCCAGGTGGACGACCGGCGGGAGGCCTTCGGCTTCCACCACCCCGTGGACCTGGCCGTGCTGGGGGACGCGGCGCTGACCGCTGAGGCGGTGACCGCCGCGCTGGCCGGACGCACCGGCGGGGGCGACGCCGCCGCGCCGGGCGCGGGCGCCGCCGTCGGGTACCGGACCCCGGAGGTGGCCCGGAAGGTGGCCGCGTCCCTGGACTGGGCGGACCAGCCCTTCGAGGACACCTCCGAGCCGGTGGTGGAGGGCGAGCCCGGCAGCGGGCGGATCGACCCCCGGCTGCTGACGAACGTCCTGGACCGGATGCTGCCGGACGAGCGCGTGGTGGTGCCGGACGGCGGCAACTTCAACGCCTACCCCGCCATGCACCTGCGGGTGCCGGACCACGAGGGGTACTGCGTCCCGCTGGCCTTCCAGTCCATCGGGCTGGCCCTGTCCAGCGCGATCGGCGCGGCCGTGGCGCTGCCGGGCCGGGTGGCGGTCGCCGGCGTGGGGGACGGCGGGTTCATGATGTCCCTCGTGGAACTGGACACCGCCGTGCGGCTGGGCCTGCCGCTCGTGGTGGTGGTCTACAACGACAACGCCTACGGCGCCGAGGTGCACCACTTCGTCCACGAGACCGAGGACCTGGACACGGTGGTGTTCCCCGAGACGGACATCGCCGCGATCGCCGCCGGCTACGGCTGCCACGGGCTGACCGTGCGGCAGGAGTCGGACCTGGAGGCCGTCCGGGACTGGGTGGACGGGCCCCGGGACCGGCCCCTGGTGATCGACGCGAAGATCACCTCGTTCCCGTCCTGGGTCCTCGCCCACTCCTTCGAGGCCGGCGAGTAG
- a CDS encoding ABC transporter substrate-binding protein: MGTRTETTPTPPRAGRSLSRRHLLLTGAAALVAGTAAACGQGQPSGGGSGSAASPSGGASGSSSAGLRPVSVAAIPIVDVAPLHLAKDQGFFEEAGLDVSIEATSGGAIPFPGVSSGQFDFAFGNVVSMMVARSQGIGLKFFCSGSTTTGEPGNDNVALIALEDSGYEDIRDLEGKTLSSNQLANIGDTACRQAMDKAGGDGGSLEFIEMAFPDVQAALENGQLDAGIVVEPFVTPALQAGFVAVSWPYAEANPELDTGGYFASEDTIEKDPELVRSFRAALVKGLEYAQANPDEVRRITGTYTKIDPKVLADVKLPRFRAEFDMAAQEELAATARTYGTIKGELSVPDMFAEL; encoded by the coding sequence ATGGGCACCCGGACCGAGACCACTCCCACCCCTCCGCGCGCAGGGCGCTCGCTGAGCCGCCGCCACCTGCTCCTCACCGGCGCCGCCGCCCTCGTGGCCGGCACGGCGGCGGCCTGTGGCCAGGGCCAGCCCTCCGGCGGCGGCTCCGGCTCGGCGGCGAGCCCGTCCGGCGGCGCCTCCGGCAGCTCCTCCGCCGGACTGCGCCCGGTGTCCGTGGCGGCCATCCCCATCGTGGACGTGGCCCCCCTGCACCTGGCCAAGGACCAGGGCTTCTTCGAGGAGGCCGGGCTGGACGTCAGCATCGAGGCGACCTCCGGCGGGGCCATCCCCTTCCCGGGCGTCTCCTCCGGCCAGTTCGACTTCGCCTTCGGCAACGTGGTGTCCATGATGGTCGCCCGTTCCCAGGGCATCGGGCTGAAGTTCTTCTGCTCCGGCTCCACCACCACGGGCGAGCCGGGCAACGACAACGTCGCCCTCATCGCGCTCGAGGACTCGGGCTACGAGGACATCCGCGACCTCGAGGGCAAGACGCTGTCCTCCAACCAGCTGGCGAACATCGGGGACACCGCGTGCCGGCAGGCCATGGACAAGGCCGGCGGCGACGGCGGCTCGCTCGAGTTCATCGAGATGGCGTTCCCGGACGTGCAGGCCGCCCTGGAGAACGGGCAGCTGGACGCCGGCATCGTCGTGGAGCCCTTCGTCACCCCCGCCCTGCAGGCCGGTTTCGTGGCCGTCTCCTGGCCCTACGCCGAGGCCAACCCGGAGCTGGACACCGGCGGGTACTTCGCCAGCGAGGACACGATCGAGAAGGACCCGGAGCTGGTGCGCTCGTTCCGTGCCGCGCTCGTGAAGGGCCTGGAGTACGCGCAGGCGAACCCGGACGAGGTCCGCCGGATCACCGGCACCTACACGAAGATCGACCCCAAGGTGCTGGCGGACGTCAAGCTCCCGCGGTTCCGCGCGGAGTTCGACATGGCCGCCCAGGAGGAACTGGCCGCCACGGCCCGCACGTACGGGACCATCAAGGGCGAGCTGTCCGTGCCGGACATGTTCGCCGAGCTGTAG
- a CDS encoding LysR family transcriptional regulator, whose amino-acid sequence MLDLNLVRVFAAVVEEGTLTAAAARLNLTQSSVTHAVNRLRRATGDELFQRSGRGIRPTRAALQLYAEVGHLPREADAAVARLEAFDPATAPTTFRVAMTDLGQATFLPVLVSALGAVAPRARLDVLPLDTGTAARDLGSGELDVAIASVRLGGRLESTPLRRDRYVGISRAGRFTSPPTLEDLAALPRIVVRGTTGHTVVESRLPPAPPGSVTVDGFAGIPAVLSATGLLAIAPGIVVPGWSSRWPLHAWDLPLGDVETPVYLHAASSPRTAAAEWFAGWVLAVLREHPLDAPADWGTAAHP is encoded by the coding sequence ATGCTGGACCTGAACCTCGTCCGGGTGTTCGCGGCCGTGGTCGAGGAGGGCACGCTGACGGCGGCGGCCGCGCGGCTGAACCTCACCCAGTCCTCCGTCACCCACGCGGTGAACCGGCTCCGGCGGGCCACGGGCGACGAGCTGTTCCAGCGCTCCGGCCGCGGTATCCGTCCCACCCGCGCCGCCCTCCAGCTCTACGCCGAGGTGGGGCACCTGCCCCGGGAGGCCGATGCGGCCGTGGCCCGGCTGGAGGCCTTCGACCCCGCCACGGCGCCGACCACCTTCCGGGTGGCCATGACCGACCTGGGCCAGGCGACGTTCCTGCCCGTGCTCGTGTCCGCCCTGGGCGCGGTGGCCCCGCGGGCCCGCCTGGACGTCCTGCCCCTGGACACCGGCACGGCGGCCCGTGACCTGGGGTCCGGTGAGCTCGACGTGGCGATCGCCTCCGTCCGGCTCGGGGGCCGGCTGGAGTCCACGCCCCTCCGCCGGGACCGCTACGTGGGGATCTCCCGGGCGGGGCGCTTCACCTCGCCCCCGACCCTCGAGGACCTCGCCGCACTGCCGCGCATCGTGGTGCGGGGCACCACCGGGCACACGGTCGTGGAGTCCCGGCTGCCGCCCGCCCCGCCGGGCTCCGTGACGGTGGACGGGTTCGCGGGCATCCCGGCCGTCCTCTCGGCCACGGGCCTGCTGGCGATCGCCCCGGGGATCGTGGTGCCCGGCTGGTCCTCCCGCTGGCCCCTCCACGCGTGGGACCTGCCCCTGGGGGACGTGGAGACGCCGGTGTACCTGCACGCGGCCTCCTCGCCGCGCACCGCGGCCGCCGAGTGGTTCGCCGGCTGGGTCCTCGCGGTCCTGCGCGAGCACCCGCTGGATGCGCCCGCGGACTGGGGGACGGCCGCGCACCCATAG
- a CDS encoding ABC transporter permease, with the protein MTDQTPSTGAPGPRRPRGSGGSHRETEVERLHRLEGASRVDQRRGDTRRHVDAATVAGLDIPTRPDPAAPPTSVAQSGPTGFPTPSGPARARRRSRRGGMTRFLGLLGLLGFLVTWQLLPLTGIVNPAYLPPASAAITDLFRNLGLAAFWEAVGDTMWQWLLGMVIAVTAAAVLGFVIGSSTVLRRFTNSTIEFLRPVPSVALIPLAVLLYGVDIESALLLIVYASFWQVLIQVLYGVADVDNVAMNTARSYGLGPFARLRYVIFPTTLPYLMTGIRLAAAVALILAITAQLIIGTPGLGAEIAKAQSGGSYVAMYGLVLATGLLGVLINLVMRIIERRVLSWHSSVRTEVVK; encoded by the coding sequence ATGACCGACCAGACACCGTCCACCGGAGCGCCGGGGCCCCGCCGCCCCCGCGGGTCCGGGGGCTCCCACCGCGAGACGGAGGTGGAGCGGCTGCACCGCCTCGAGGGCGCCTCCCGCGTCGACCAGCGCCGCGGGGACACCCGCCGGCACGTGGACGCGGCCACCGTGGCGGGCCTCGACATCCCCACGCGCCCGGACCCGGCCGCCCCGCCCACCTCGGTGGCCCAGTCCGGTCCCACCGGCTTCCCGACGCCGTCCGGCCCGGCCCGCGCCCGGCGCCGGTCCCGGCGCGGCGGCATGACCCGGTTCCTGGGCCTGCTGGGCCTGCTCGGCTTCCTCGTGACCTGGCAGCTGCTGCCCCTGACCGGGATCGTCAACCCCGCCTACCTGCCCCCGGCCTCGGCGGCGATCACCGACCTCTTCCGCAACCTCGGCCTGGCCGCCTTCTGGGAGGCCGTCGGGGACACCATGTGGCAGTGGCTCCTGGGCATGGTCATCGCGGTGACCGCGGCCGCGGTGCTGGGCTTCGTGATCGGCTCGTCCACGGTCCTGCGCCGGTTCACCAACTCCACGATCGAGTTCCTGCGCCCCGTGCCCTCCGTGGCCCTGATCCCGCTGGCCGTGCTGCTGTACGGCGTGGACATCGAGTCCGCCCTGCTGCTGATCGTCTACGCCTCGTTCTGGCAGGTCCTCATCCAGGTCCTCTACGGGGTGGCGGACGTGGACAACGTGGCCATGAACACCGCCCGGTCCTACGGCCTCGGGCCGTTCGCCCGGCTGCGGTACGTCATCTTCCCCACCACCCTGCCCTACCTGATGACGGGCATCCGCCTGGCCGCCGCCGTCGCCCTCATCCTGGCGATCACCGCCCAGCTGATCATCGGCACCCCGGGCCTGGGCGCGGAGATCGCCAAGGCCCAGTCCGGCGGCTCCTACGTGGCGATGTACGGCCTCGTGCTGGCCACCGGCCTGCTGGGCGTGCTCATCAACCTGGTCATGCGCATCATCGAGCGCCGCGTGCTGTCCTGGCACTCCTCGGTGCGGACGGAGGTCGTCAAGTGA
- a CDS encoding ABC transporter permease, whose translation MRMLKSVLYIVALPVLLLVIWYLATAFGEKNFFVPTPTLLAETFVDTWTWDRMTRDVFPSLTRLLFGIAGSILIGIVAGLLIGSIRWLRALLEPTLEFFRAIPPTVLIPVLMLLIGIGDDMKVAVIIFGAVWPILLNTIEGVRAMDEVLSDTTRTYGIGGVNRVRYLILPSAAPQIMAGIRQSLSIALILMVISEMFAASSGLGFTIVQFQRSFAIPEMWSGIVLLGIIGVVMSFIFQLVERLVLRWYHGLREIENAA comes from the coding sequence GTGAGAATGCTCAAGTCCGTCCTGTACATCGTCGCGCTGCCGGTGCTGCTGCTGGTGATCTGGTACCTGGCCACCGCGTTCGGGGAGAAGAACTTCTTCGTCCCCACCCCCACCCTGCTCGCCGAGACCTTCGTGGACACGTGGACCTGGGACCGGATGACCCGGGACGTCTTCCCGTCGCTGACCCGCCTGCTGTTCGGCATCGCCGGGTCCATCCTCATCGGCATCGTCGCCGGCCTGCTCATCGGCTCGATCCGCTGGCTGCGCGCCCTGCTCGAGCCCACCCTCGAGTTCTTCCGGGCCATCCCGCCCACCGTGCTCATCCCCGTGCTGATGCTGCTGATCGGCATCGGCGACGACATGAAGGTCGCCGTCATCATCTTCGGCGCCGTCTGGCCCATCCTGCTGAACACCATCGAGGGCGTGCGCGCCATGGACGAGGTCCTCTCGGACACCACGCGCACCTACGGCATCGGCGGCGTGAACCGCGTGCGCTACCTGATCCTGCCCTCGGCCGCGCCCCAGATCATGGCCGGCATCCGCCAGTCGCTGTCCATCGCGCTGATCCTGATGGTCATCTCCGAGATGTTCGCGGCCTCCTCCGGGCTGGGCTTCACCATCGTCCAGTTCCAGCGCTCCTTCGCGATCCCGGAGATGTGGTCCGGCATCGTGCTGCTGGGCATCATCGGCGTGGTGATGTCCTTCATCTTCCAGCTGGTCGAGCGCCTGGTTCTGCGCTGGTACCACGGCCTGCGGGAGATCGAGAATGCGGCCTGA
- a CDS encoding ABC transporter ATP-binding protein, giving the protein MPDGEAMLAVRNLKKVYHTDGGDIEAVRNLTFDLPQGQLACLVGPSGSGKTTLLKCISGLLAPTAGEVTLHGKKVTGPPKSMAVVFQEYGRSLFPWMRVRDNVELPLKNQGVDKAKRDELVDNALEAVGLAHVPKSYPWQLSGGMQQRVAIARAVAYQPEVLLMDEPFAAVDAQTRADLEDLVRTVWKQLGVSVLFVTHDIDESVYLGERVIILSSSPTVIQQDVLIDLPDERDQLETRSSQRFSELRHHVYEQIQLAKKGFRPEDSIAK; this is encoded by the coding sequence ATGCCGGACGGCGAGGCCATGCTGGCCGTGCGGAACCTGAAGAAGGTGTACCACACGGACGGCGGCGACATCGAGGCCGTCCGGAACCTCACCTTCGACCTGCCGCAGGGCCAGCTGGCCTGCCTCGTGGGCCCCTCGGGCTCCGGCAAGACCACGCTGCTCAAGTGCATCTCGGGCCTGCTGGCCCCCACCGCGGGCGAGGTCACGCTGCACGGCAAGAAGGTCACCGGCCCGCCGAAGTCCATGGCCGTCGTCTTCCAGGAGTACGGCCGGTCCCTGTTCCCGTGGATGCGGGTGCGGGACAACGTGGAGCTGCCGCTGAAGAACCAGGGCGTGGACAAGGCCAAGCGGGACGAGCTCGTGGACAACGCGCTCGAGGCCGTGGGCCTGGCCCACGTGCCGAAGTCCTACCCGTGGCAGCTCTCCGGCGGCATGCAGCAACGCGTCGCCATCGCCCGCGCCGTGGCGTACCAGCCCGAGGTGCTGCTGATGGACGAGCCGTTCGCCGCCGTCGACGCCCAGACCCGCGCCGACCTGGAGGACCTCGTCCGCACCGTGTGGAAGCAGCTGGGCGTCTCCGTCCTGTTCGTCACCCACGACATCGACGAGTCCGTCTACCTGGGCGAGCGCGTCATCATCCTCTCGTCCTCGCCCACGGTGATCCAGCAGGACGTGCTGATCGACCTGCCGGACGAGCGCGACCAGCTCGAGACCCGCTCCTCGCAGCGCTTCTCCGAGCTGCGCCACCACGTCTACGAGCAGATCCAGCTCGCCAAGAAGGGCTTCCGCCCCGAGGACTCGATCGCGAAGTAG
- a CDS encoding DUF559 domain-containing protein — translation MSRRRPLPEEYLHAPFSRVRALADGLPEGRLRAGDLERIGHGLYRSRAAPLGDWSGIGLPPPPHGVAPGHLASLLEATGGALSHQSAAHVYGIPLPPWLQEETDIQVTGPSPVLRSRRPGTRGHRRPLDPADVVVHHGMPCTTPERTWLDLASLLRPGQDDLLVAAGDHLVKHPWVEGRREMPWTTRERLERVFRRTGRFKGVRLARAALPLIRVGADSPAETLVRLALVAAGLPEPALQVHATDLPADRYPADLGYREARIALQYDGDHHRDPAQQEVDARRDAWFVRHGWLVIRITVQDLRDDLRDVVRRIQGRFAALALPSA, via the coding sequence ATGTCACGACGCCGGCCCCTTCCCGAGGAGTACCTCCACGCCCCCTTCAGCCGCGTCCGGGCCCTGGCGGACGGGCTGCCCGAGGGGCGGCTGCGGGCCGGCGACCTCGAACGCATCGGACACGGTCTCTACCGGTCCCGGGCGGCCCCGCTGGGGGACTGGTCCGGGATCGGGCTGCCCCCGCCGCCCCACGGGGTGGCACCCGGACACCTCGCCTCCCTGCTGGAGGCCACCGGCGGTGCCCTGTCGCACCAGTCGGCGGCCCATGTCTACGGGATCCCGTTGCCGCCGTGGCTCCAGGAGGAGACGGACATACAGGTCACGGGGCCGAGCCCCGTGCTGCGCAGTCGCCGCCCCGGGACCAGGGGACATCGCCGGCCGCTGGACCCGGCCGACGTCGTGGTCCACCACGGGATGCCCTGCACCACGCCGGAGCGCACCTGGCTGGACCTCGCCTCGCTGCTCCGGCCGGGCCAGGACGACCTGCTCGTGGCCGCCGGCGATCACCTCGTCAAGCATCCGTGGGTGGAGGGCAGGCGCGAGATGCCGTGGACGACGCGCGAGCGGCTGGAACGGGTGTTCCGGCGCACGGGGCGCTTCAAGGGCGTCCGGCTGGCCCGGGCCGCGCTGCCGCTCATCCGGGTGGGCGCGGACTCGCCGGCGGAGACGCTGGTGCGGCTCGCGCTGGTGGCCGCGGGGCTGCCGGAACCGGCACTCCAGGTCCACGCCACGGACCTGCCCGCGGACCGGTATCCCGCCGATCTCGGGTACCGGGAGGCCAGGATCGCCCTGCAGTACGACGGCGACCACCACCGGGATCCCGCGCAGCAGGAGGTCGACGCCCGCCGCGACGCGTGGTTCGTCCGCCACGGCTGGCTGGTCATCCGCATCACGGTGCAGGACCTGCGGGACGACCTGCGGGACGTGGTCCGTCGGATCCAGGGCCGCTTCGCTGCGCTCGCGCTGCCCTCCGCCTGA
- a CDS encoding IclR family transcriptional regulator: MAEHGASDTTLDRLIRILGAFDAERSTLSVAALARRASIPLPTAYRWVDRLTAAGLLERGEGGAVGPGMRLWELASRSSPGTSLRQAAMPYMDDVQAVLRQHTQIAVLDPAGVLVLERLSARGAVPNQATIAGRLPPFTTALGLVLLAHARRHVTESFLAEHAAELGAPLSDFWHDGGASIAGASAPGQGTLRGSARGVVNPTEPELRAQLAEVRRRGWASVDGQIDSEATGVAVPVLAPDGQTIAALGVVVPRSSEFRPGLAPMLLAAARGISRALSPQDAMHPADAVQPVHAPVDVPGE, from the coding sequence ATGGCGGAGCACGGCGCGAGCGATACGACCCTGGACCGGCTGATCCGGATCCTCGGCGCGTTCGACGCCGAGCGCTCCACGCTGTCCGTCGCCGCGCTCGCCCGGCGGGCGTCCATCCCGCTGCCCACCGCCTACCGGTGGGTGGACCGGCTCACCGCGGCGGGCCTGCTCGAGCGCGGGGAGGGCGGCGCCGTCGGGCCCGGGATGCGGCTGTGGGAGCTGGCCTCGCGGTCCTCGCCCGGCACCTCCCTGCGGCAGGCGGCCATGCCGTACATGGACGACGTCCAGGCGGTGCTGCGCCAGCACACCCAGATCGCCGTGCTGGACCCGGCCGGCGTGCTCGTCCTCGAGCGGCTCTCGGCGCGCGGTGCGGTGCCGAACCAGGCGACCATCGCCGGCCGGCTGCCGCCCTTCACCACGGCGCTGGGCCTCGTGCTGCTCGCCCACGCGCGGCGGCACGTCACGGAGTCCTTCCTCGCCGAGCACGCCGCGGAGCTCGGCGCCCCGCTCTCCGACTTCTGGCACGACGGCGGCGCCTCCATCGCGGGCGCGTCCGCTCCCGGCCAGGGGACGCTGCGCGGCAGCGCGCGCGGCGTGGTCAACCCGACGGAACCGGAGCTGCGCGCCCAGCTCGCGGAGGTCCGCCGGCGCGGGTGGGCCTCGGTGGACGGGCAGATCGACTCGGAGGCCACCGGCGTGGCGGTGCCCGTGCTCGCCCCGGACGGGCAGACGATCGCCGCCCTGGGCGTGGTGGTGCCCCGGTCCTCGGAGTTCCGCCCCGGCCTGGCGCCCATGCTGCTCGCCGCCGCCCGCGGCATCAGTCGGGCGCTGTCCCCCCAGGACGCCATGCACCCGGCCGACGCCGTCCAGCCGGTGCACGCGCCCGTCGACGTCCCGGGGGAGTGA
- a CDS encoding 4-hydroxybenzoate 3-monooxygenase, translating to MAETPRVTRTKVGIVGGGPAGLLLSHLLAKQGIDNVVVEKRDHETIANTHRAGILEQQAVRMLTDTGVDGRVLTVGDEHEGIDLRFKGESHLLHFPELVDATVTLYAQNEVFVDLAAARKRDGGDVRFEAEVTEVLDLETDTPKFRYRDISAGANPDEVFEVHCDILVGADGSRSFCRRAVGSAQGHQDFKIEYPFAWFGILTEAPKSSPELIYANSPEGFALISQRSETVQRMYFQCAPDENVDDWSDDRIWSELQKRVDGPDGFQLKTGPIFDKTVLNFRSFVREPMRHGNMFLAGDAAHTVPPTGAKGLNLAFADVQVLFNALESFYSSGSRDLLEAYSDTALKRVWKAQNFSYWMTSMLHTRADANPFETKRALGELETVTSSRYGQQYLAESYTGWPHA from the coding sequence ATGGCCGAGACCCCCCGGGTCACCCGTACCAAGGTCGGCATCGTCGGCGGTGGACCCGCCGGACTGCTGCTGTCCCACCTGCTGGCGAAGCAGGGCATCGACAACGTGGTCGTGGAGAAGCGCGACCACGAGACGATCGCGAACACGCACCGCGCCGGCATCCTGGAGCAGCAGGCCGTCCGGATGCTGACGGACACCGGCGTGGACGGCCGCGTGCTGACCGTCGGCGACGAGCACGAGGGCATCGACCTGCGGTTCAAGGGCGAGTCGCACCTGCTGCACTTCCCCGAGCTCGTGGACGCCACCGTCACCCTCTACGCCCAGAACGAGGTCTTCGTGGACCTGGCCGCGGCGCGGAAGCGCGACGGCGGCGACGTCCGGTTCGAGGCCGAGGTCACCGAGGTCCTGGACCTGGAGACGGACACCCCGAAGTTCCGCTACCGGGACATCTCCGCGGGCGCGAACCCGGACGAGGTCTTCGAGGTGCACTGCGACATCCTCGTGGGCGCGGACGGCTCCCGGTCCTTCTGCCGCCGCGCGGTGGGGTCGGCCCAGGGCCACCAGGACTTCAAGATCGAGTACCCGTTCGCGTGGTTCGGCATCCTCACCGAGGCGCCGAAGTCCTCGCCGGAGCTGATCTACGCGAACTCCCCGGAGGGCTTCGCGCTGATCTCCCAGCGCTCCGAGACCGTGCAGCGCATGTACTTCCAGTGCGCCCCGGACGAGAACGTGGACGACTGGTCGGACGACCGGATCTGGTCCGAGCTGCAGAAGCGCGTGGACGGCCCGGACGGCTTCCAGCTCAAGACCGGCCCGATCTTCGACAAGACCGTGCTGAACTTCCGCTCCTTCGTGCGCGAGCCCATGCGCCACGGCAACATGTTCCTGGCCGGGGACGCGGCGCACACCGTCCCGCCGACCGGGGCGAAGGGCCTGAACCTGGCCTTCGCCGACGTCCAGGTGCTGTTCAACGCCCTGGAGTCCTTCTACTCCTCGGGCTCCCGGGACCTGCTCGAGGCGTACTCGGACACCGCCCTGAAGCGCGTCTGGAAGGCCCAGAACTTCTCCTACTGGATGACGTCCATGCTGCACACGCGCGCCGACGCCAACCCGTTCGAGACCAAGCGCGCCCTCGGCGAGCTCGAGACCGTCACCTCCTCCCGCTACGGCCAGCAGTACCTGGCCGAGTCCTACACCGGCTGGCCGCACGCCTGA
- the pcaH gene encoding protocatechuate 3,4-dioxygenase subunit beta, translated as MKEIHDSASGETQPRVDFPPYRSSLYRHPTKSMHHADPETIELWSPAFGHRDVHTLESDLTIQGQGEPLGERIVVRGRILDGDGRPVRNQLVEIWQANASGRYVHKRDQHPAPLDPNFTGVGRTITGDDGSYEFTTIKPAPYPWKNHHNAWRPAHIHFSLFGTDFTQRMITQMYFPGDPLFSLDPIYQSITDQKARDRLVATYDHNVSTHEWNTGYYWDIVLSGSNRTWMEGDTDAH; from the coding sequence ATGAAGGAGATCCACGACTCGGCGTCCGGGGAGACCCAGCCGCGCGTGGACTTCCCGCCGTACCGCAGCTCGCTGTACCGCCACCCCACCAAGTCGATGCACCACGCGGACCCGGAGACCATCGAGCTGTGGTCCCCGGCCTTCGGCCACCGGGACGTGCACACCCTCGAGTCCGACCTGACCATCCAGGGCCAGGGCGAGCCGCTGGGCGAGCGCATCGTGGTGCGCGGGAGGATCCTGGACGGCGACGGCCGCCCGGTGCGCAACCAGCTCGTGGAGATCTGGCAGGCCAACGCCTCCGGCCGCTACGTGCACAAGCGCGACCAGCACCCGGCGCCGCTGGACCCCAACTTCACCGGCGTGGGCCGCACCATCACCGGTGACGACGGCTCCTACGAGTTCACCACCATCAAGCCGGCCCCGTACCCGTGGAAGAACCACCACAACGCGTGGCGCCCGGCCCACATCCACTTCTCGCTGTTCGGCACGGACTTCACCCAGCGGATGATCACCCAGATGTACTTCCCGGGCGACCCGCTGTTCAGCCTGGACCCGATCTACCAGTCGATCACGGACCAGAAGGCCCGCGACCGCCTGGTCGCCACCTACGACCACAACGTCTCCACGCACGAGTGGAACACCGGCTACTACTGGGACATCGTCCTGAGCGGCAGCAACCGTACCTGGATGGAGGGCGACACCGATGCGCATTGA